CATAATGAGATTTAATTGAACAATGACCCAAGCAGTCCATTGAAAATGCTATTTATAACCTTAACAACTCAGGTATTAGCCAGTCAGAGACTGACTTCGCAATGGTATCAAGGAAAAATGCTAAATGTTAGGGAAATACACGGCTCTGCAGGATATATAAAAGGCCAGACGTAGGAAGTGCAGCCAAAACTCAGAAACTTCTCTTAACAAGTCAACCCTCAACCTAACTCCTGACACCATGGCCTGCTGTTCCACTAGCTTCTGTGGATTTCCCATCTGTTCCACTGGTGGGACCTGTGGCTCCAGCTGCTGTCAGCCAACCTGCTGCCAAACCGGGTGTTGCCAGCCAACCTGCTGCCAGACCGACTGCTGCCAGACCAGTGGCTGTGAGACTGGCTGTGGCATTGCTGGTAGCATTGGCTGTGGCCAGGAGGGAGGCAGTGGAGCTGTGAGCTGCCGCACCAGGTGGTGCCGACCTGACTGCCGCGTGGAGGGcacctgcctgcctccctgctgTGTGGTGAGCTGCACCCCCCCGTGCTGCTGCCAGCTGCACCATGCCCAGGCCTCCTGCTGCCGCCCATCCTACTGTGGACAGTCCTGCTGCCGCCTGGCCTGCTGCTGCCAGCCCACCTGCTGTGAGCCCACTTGCTGGCAGCCCACCTGCTAAAAGCCAGGTTGCTGATTTTCAACTTGAAAGTGCAACTTCCAACTCAGTCCATGAAGGAATTATCTCTTCAACCACCCCTGGACACTAACAAGTTCTTGAACTTCAATTGACTTTTTCTGAGGGGTTACCAAATATTTGGACTTCACAGACTTATCTGATTCCATTCAATACTAGAAAGATCTTGATCTCTCCACTAAGGCCACCAGAATACAAATTTGACCcaagaaatgggaaaacaagTTTGCCTTGGGATTGACCTTCAGCAAGCCTCCTCTCCACAGCCCAATGCTGCCAAAGCTGAGGAAGAACCATCTGTCCTTCTCAGACACATTCACCTCCTAAACTCCACCGTCTTGCAACTTTCGCTTCCTATGCAAGGGGAATAATATACCAAGGTctaataaattatacatatttggTACGGCAAACGTATCTCTTTTCCTTCATTGAGTGTCGCCAAAAAGATTCTAATCTGACTTTGATATCCCGTGGTACTCTTCTTACACCATGTTAGGATATATGATCAAATCCAGGGGAGGTTCATCCCCATAAAGAGCACAAACTAAAAATATCTGAGGGTTTATTGAGGGAAAGGTATTCCATGCTCATGGCTGGAAGAATTACTatggttaaaatgtccatactacctaaagtaatctacagattcaatgcaatccttatcaaagttCCAATGGCGTTTTCCAGGATATAACAAACAatcccaaaatttgtatggaaccacaaaaggccctgaatagccagagcaatcttgagaaagaagaacaaagctggaggcatctcatgctctgatttcaaactacactacaaagctacagtaatcaaaacagcatggtactgacaTAAAAGCAGACATATACACAaagatggaatagaatagagagcccagaattaacCCTCACATATGTGGTCAAAAGATCTTCAACggaggtgccaagaccattcaataggAAAGggcaatcttttcaacaaatggtgtggggaaaaccagatgtccacatgcaaaaaaatgaagttggacccttatctcaaaacatctacaaaagttaactcaaaatagatcaaagacttacatataaaagctaaaactataaaactcctaaaagaaaacacagaggaaaatctTCGTGATATTGGATTtggtaatgatttcttggatatgacaccaaaagactagacaatgaaagttaaaaaataggcaaactgaactacatcaaaattaaaaacttctctgcatcaaaggacacaacaaaatgaaaaggcaatctactgtatgggagaaggtatttgcaaatcatatatctgatgaggggttagtattccacaatatataaagaactcctgcaactcaacaacaaaacaagaaccaccaccacaaaaaactgggcaaaggacatgaatggACAtatctccaaggaagatatacaaatggccaaaaaacccatgaaaagatgctcagtaccactcatcattaggaaaatgcagaccaaaaccacagtgacataccacctcacatccattTGAATGGCTACTCTCAAGTAActcaaagtgttggcaaggacacggaaaaattggaacccctgtgcactgctggcgtgaatgtaaaatgatacaccCACTATGGGAAACCGTATGGCAGTtactcaaaaaatcaaaaatagaattaccatatgatccagcagttctacgcctaggtatataccccaaagaattgacaGCGTGGTctggaagagatatttgtacactcatgttcctGGCAGCACTAATTGCAAATAGCTAAAAGGggcaagcaacccaagtgtcatcgagggatgaatggataaacaaattgtggaacAAGCGtacaatggaatcttattcagccttaaaaaggaaggaaattctgtcatagtctgcaatgtggatgaatctcgaggacgttacgctaagtgaaataagccagtcacaaaaagataaacactgtatgattcaacTTACATGAGGTACaaagagcagtcaaattcatcaAAACACACATTAGAATGATGACTGCCAA
This Balaenoptera acutorostrata chromosome 20, mBalAcu1.1, whole genome shotgun sequence DNA region includes the following protein-coding sequences:
- the LOC130705985 gene encoding keratin-associated protein 9-3-like, whose amino-acid sequence is MACCSTSFCGFPICSTGGTCGSSCCQPTCCQTGCCQPTCCQTDCCQTSGCETGCGIAGSIGCGQEGGSGAVSCRTRWCRPDCRVEGTCLPPCCVVSCTPPCCCQLHHAQASCCRPSYCGQSCCRLACCCQPTCCEPTCWQPTC